The Sporocytophaga myxococcoides genome contains a region encoding:
- a CDS encoding response regulator — MNCVLLVDDDRVSNFITEKVLNGMGVTSMVTTAYDGKKGLDYIKYQCTDDLGTCPDLILLDINMPLIDGREFVDRYHKIPRQKESVIVVLSATELPDAEKAELRNAGVSEFLVKPLNADKINDIVQKYFVLEE, encoded by the coding sequence ATGAATTGTGTTTTATTAGTAGATGATGATCGGGTAAGTAATTTTATTACTGAAAAGGTCCTGAACGGAATGGGTGTTACTTCAATGGTAACTACTGCATATGATGGGAAAAAAGGTCTTGATTATATCAAGTATCAATGTACCGATGACTTAGGGACATGCCCTGATCTGATTCTGCTTGATATAAACATGCCATTAATAGACGGAAGGGAATTCGTTGACCGGTATCATAAAATACCAAGGCAAAAGGAGAGTGTAATAGTAGTTTTAAGCGCTACTGAATTGCCAGATGCTGAAAAAGCTGAGCTTCGAAATGCCGGAGTTTCCGAATTCCTTGTAAAACCATTAAATGCCGATAAGATTAATGATATTGTTCAGAAGTACTTTGTGCTGGAAGAGTGA
- a CDS encoding T9SS type A sorting domain-containing protein translates to MKKSLLLLTIILTAIRGFGQNLQISGGNNFSAAVCENQTVFVWGENNKGQLGITLTDAPFPLASFSNVPIAVRRGNVNNTAGGLTYGNLPAISQVDAGSGAHVLGLSCAGQVWAWGEGAFGQLGRGSKLDSPVPTRVSKGAQAGKVDAVNDPNGVFLHDIFYVSGGNASSFALEKVTGKVLAWGQNANGQLGDGTTTDRIEPVYVLKDDGTQLTNIIQIEGGDACTYALDANGNVWSWGSNDGNKLGRPGADGSLAAIRAGRVIQGDPLNSGYSATPAPAQFLSNIVQISGGDTHCLALDSKGNVWSFGGDWGIGQLGRGGTVAAATGVYQNDARRVVIPGLTTYGTAEAQFLGNGVDGKAVFVSAGQANSAVVMANGKVVTFGARGLFNNGLTSTGSGGTVDCSATADGDLIGAGTLGDGNVACNSTACTGKANKLFSPFPVYVKDGTKAGNPDLTGIVSVSDGDAWFFAVGGAGEAYAWGWNRRGELGIGNFQDQCRAVSFTLPVGCSFASPCPGKPNLGPDVVTCPGFSATLNSNIPQTYSSYKYTWEYRSGTSGAWLPLGTPESDDVTYTPADKFGQYRVSVSDNRASVAFLCGPCPVLRDTVTYSPAPSPYKVTACEDPTRNIARFSVYEPKDLKIKWYTNYADLPGTELNPTDEDSVIAVPFTATNTSVAGCARALYAEDKSSITGSIIKTQPCNPSAEGNVNGPLYTMITSTQAIKLTEVSFFQGSGWGAGAFELRVYPNVIPSSIYCGDCNPAGNYNGPGGTGTVIATTTFPEANSARTWTLATPYELPAGTYWLAIRASSGALKPYNCGGTTAINASSNLWTTPATETNGVLTGNASIIGNNSKNKGGLYNITYTSGPTYSCGKILVCVDGTCILPVEFISFDAHRISLSHVSVNWSTAKEENSKEFIVERSLDGINFVAVGTVKAAGNSNTVLSYSFTDKNDFKGTSYYRVREVDFNGDITSTTVIAVNGSGTSSFKYKVIPNPNKGIFKVQITNPSKGNYEFRITDVLGQEVYLLSSNFEEGTLYEKEINLSHLPSGVYLMNIIGENDNLIEKVIIE, encoded by the coding sequence ATGAAAAAAAGCCTACTTCTTTTAACCATTATCCTTACCGCCATAAGGGGCTTTGGGCAAAATCTTCAGATTTCGGGAGGAAATAACTTTTCAGCAGCTGTTTGTGAAAATCAAACAGTATTTGTTTGGGGAGAAAATAACAAAGGGCAACTTGGGATAACATTGACGGATGCTCCTTTCCCTCTTGCCTCATTTAGCAATGTACCTATAGCAGTTAGGAGAGGAAACGTAAACAATACTGCAGGAGGTTTAACTTATGGAAATTTACCTGCAATCAGTCAGGTGGATGCAGGTTCTGGAGCGCATGTTCTTGGTCTTTCTTGTGCAGGCCAGGTTTGGGCTTGGGGAGAAGGAGCTTTCGGGCAACTAGGTAGAGGATCTAAACTTGATAGTCCTGTTCCTACAAGAGTTTCCAAAGGAGCACAAGCTGGCAAAGTAGATGCTGTAAATGATCCAAATGGTGTTTTTCTTCATGATATTTTTTATGTTTCAGGAGGAAATGCTTCTTCATTTGCCTTGGAGAAAGTAACAGGAAAAGTTTTGGCTTGGGGGCAGAATGCTAATGGTCAGTTAGGAGATGGAACAACAACAGATCGCATAGAACCTGTATATGTTTTAAAAGACGATGGAACTCAATTAACTAATATCATTCAAATTGAAGGAGGAGATGCATGTACATATGCATTGGATGCTAATGGAAATGTGTGGTCATGGGGATCTAACGATGGAAATAAGTTGGGTAGACCAGGTGCAGATGGAAGTTTAGCAGCAATCAGAGCTGGAAGAGTAATTCAGGGTGATCCGTTAAATAGTGGTTATTCTGCTACACCGGCTCCGGCTCAGTTTTTATCTAATATAGTGCAAATTTCAGGTGGTGATACCCATTGTTTAGCGTTGGATAGTAAAGGAAATGTTTGGTCATTTGGAGGGGACTGGGGAATTGGGCAATTAGGTAGAGGTGGAACCGTTGCAGCGGCTACAGGTGTTTATCAGAATGATGCCAGAAGAGTGGTTATTCCGGGACTTACTACCTATGGAACTGCAGAGGCTCAGTTTTTGGGAAATGGTGTTGATGGAAAAGCTGTTTTCGTTTCTGCAGGTCAGGCGAACTCTGCTGTTGTGATGGCAAATGGTAAAGTAGTTACGTTTGGTGCCAGAGGATTATTTAATAATGGGCTCACTTCGACAGGTTCAGGAGGTACAGTCGATTGTTCTGCGACCGCTGACGGAGATTTAATTGGTGCAGGTACTTTGGGGGATGGGAATGTTGCTTGTAATTCAACTGCTTGTACGGGAAAAGCAAATAAACTATTTAGTCCGTTTCCCGTGTATGTTAAAGATGGTACAAAAGCTGGTAATCCTGATTTAACTGGGATAGTTTCGGTTTCCGATGGTGATGCCTGGTTTTTTGCAGTTGGAGGAGCTGGAGAGGCTTATGCATGGGGCTGGAATAGAAGAGGTGAACTGGGAATTGGAAATTTTCAGGACCAATGTAGAGCAGTTAGTTTTACTCTGCCTGTTGGTTGTAGTTTTGCCAGTCCTTGTCCGGGTAAACCTAATCTAGGTCCTGATGTAGTGACATGTCCGGGATTTTCAGCAACATTAAATTCAAATATTCCTCAGACTTATAGTTCATATAAATATACATGGGAATATCGTTCGGGAACATCAGGTGCCTGGTTACCTCTTGGAACTCCTGAAAGTGATGATGTAACTTATACTCCTGCAGATAAATTTGGGCAATATAGAGTTTCTGTTTCAGATAATAGGGCTTCGGTAGCATTTCTTTGTGGACCATGTCCTGTGTTAAGGGATACTGTAACATATTCCCCTGCTCCGTCTCCATATAAAGTTACTGCATGCGAGGACCCAACTAGAAATATAGCAAGATTCTCCGTATATGAGCCAAAGGATCTAAAAATCAAATGGTATACAAACTATGCAGACTTACCAGGTACTGAGCTAAATCCAACAGATGAAGATTCAGTAATTGCTGTTCCCTTCACAGCAACCAATACTTCTGTAGCAGGTTGTGCAAGAGCTTTGTATGCAGAAGATAAATCGAGTATCACTGGTTCAATAATTAAAACACAGCCATGTAATCCAAGTGCAGAAGGGAACGTAAATGGTCCTCTTTATACAATGATTACTTCTACTCAGGCAATTAAGCTTACTGAAGTAAGTTTCTTCCAGGGAAGTGGATGGGGAGCTGGTGCTTTTGAATTAAGAGTTTACCCGAATGTTATTCCGAGTTCTATATACTGTGGAGATTGTAACCCAGCAGGAAATTACAATGGTCCGGGAGGTACGGGTACTGTAATTGCAACAACAACTTTTCCAGAAGCAAATTCAGCAAGAACTTGGACGCTTGCAACACCTTATGAACTGCCAGCAGGAACTTATTGGCTAGCGATCAGAGCATCTTCTGGTGCATTAAAACCTTATAATTGCGGAGGGACAACTGCAATTAATGCCAGTAGTAACCTTTGGACAACTCCAGCAACAGAGACTAACGGAGTACTCACCGGAAATGCATCAATCATCGGGAATAATTCAAAGAATAAAGGAGGATTATATAATATTACATACACTTCAGGTCCTACCTATTCTTGTGGTAAAATTCTGGTGTGCGTAGATGGGACATGTATATTACCTGTAGAATTTATTTCTTTTGATGCACATAGAATCTCCTTGTCACATGTTTCAGTAAATTGGTCGACGGCTAAAGAGGAAAATTCAAAAGAGTTTATTGTAGAGCGGTCCTTAGATGGAATCAATTTTGTCGCTGTTGGAACTGTTAAGGCTGCTGGAAACTCTAATACTGTATTGTCATATTCTTTTACTGATAAAAATGACTTTAAAGGTACTTCATATTACCGAGTACGAGAAGTTGATTTCAATGGGGATATTACAAGCACAACAGTAATTGCTGTAAATGGCTCCGGAACATCTTCATTCAAGTATAAAGTAATTCCTAACCCTAATAAGGGAATTTTTAAGGTACAGATAACTAATCCGTCAAAAGGAAATTATGAATTTAGAATTACAGATGTACTAGGTCAAGAAGTGTATCTATTATCCTCTAATTTTGAAGAGGGAACCTTATATGAAAAAGAAATCAATCTGAGTCATTTGCCATCAGGTGTTTATTTAATGAATATTATTGGTGAGAATGATAATTTGATAGAAAAGGTTATAATAGAGTAA
- a CDS encoding DUF481 domain-containing protein has product MKSSYLFVPFLVTISSACFVPASFGQILNIERFRFEKDTSNFWTGNVGLGFSTKKQQNQVTTLNLNSNLVYLSEKHGYLNINYGKLIKTTQQKVISEGYTHWRVNLFRAKRLSYEPFLQLQYDLGRGLQIRELYGGSLRFRVKSTPKYSFSINSGGMYEHEIWRGEVLRFESGGDSTKAETYFFKNTTNVSFRGDISKNVNVFMVTYYQARFTSFFKPRVISDFQLMININKYFSLNNQFVATYDALPLVTGNNFVYTYNMSIIVKF; this is encoded by the coding sequence ATGAAATCATCTTATTTATTTGTTCCGTTTCTAGTAACAATTTCTAGTGCATGTTTTGTTCCAGCATCTTTTGGACAAATTCTCAATATTGAAAGGTTTCGTTTTGAGAAAGATACGTCAAATTTCTGGACGGGAAATGTTGGCCTCGGTTTTTCAACTAAAAAACAGCAAAATCAGGTGACTACACTCAATTTAAATTCTAATCTCGTTTATTTGTCAGAAAAACATGGTTATCTCAATATTAACTATGGGAAATTAATCAAGACTACTCAACAAAAAGTAATAAGTGAGGGATATACGCATTGGAGAGTAAATCTTTTCAGAGCAAAAAGATTATCCTATGAGCCTTTTCTTCAGTTGCAGTATGATCTTGGTAGGGGGTTGCAAATCAGGGAGTTGTATGGGGGGAGCCTCAGGTTCAGGGTAAAATCCACACCTAAATATTCATTCAGCATCAACTCCGGAGGAATGTATGAACATGAAATCTGGAGGGGGGAAGTTTTAAGGTTTGAGTCTGGCGGTGATTCTACAAAGGCTGAAACATACTTTTTTAAAAATACAACCAATGTATCGTTTAGAGGTGACATATCTAAGAATGTTAATGTTTTCATGGTAACCTATTATCAGGCGAGATTCACCAGTTTTTTTAAACCCAGGGTGATTTCAGACTTTCAGTTGATGATTAACATCAATAAATATTTTTCATTAAATAACCAGTTTGTAGCTACTTATGATGCTTTACCACTTGTTACAGGTAATAACTTTGTTTATACTTACAATATGTCCATTATTGTAAAATTTTAG
- the efp gene encoding elongation factor P translates to MATTSDISKGAFLRYNGELVMVTDYTHITPGKGNAIYTVKSRNVKTGKQSEIRFRSGEKIELVRVETRELQYLYQEGDSLVCMHPETFEQLPVPMVLFGESLKFLKENTIVLVKFDDNDVPVYAEPPTHVELEVTYTEPGLKGDTSTRALKPATVETGATVQVPLFVEAGERIKVNAETGEYVERVK, encoded by the coding sequence ATGGCTACTACTTCGGATATTTCCAAAGGCGCATTTTTGAGATATAACGGTGAATTGGTGATGGTTACAGATTATACGCACATTACACCTGGAAAGGGCAATGCGATATATACTGTCAAAAGTCGCAATGTGAAAACCGGTAAACAAAGTGAGATCAGATTCCGGTCAGGGGAAAAAATTGAACTGGTAAGAGTGGAAACCCGCGAATTGCAATATCTGTATCAGGAAGGTGATTCTCTAGTCTGTATGCATCCTGAGACATTCGAACAATTGCCTGTGCCTATGGTATTGTTTGGTGAATCTCTTAAGTTTCTAAAAGAGAATACCATTGTTCTTGTAAAGTTTGATGATAATGATGTTCCTGTTTATGCGGAACCTCCTACGCATGTCGAACTGGAAGTTACTTATACAGAGCCAGGATTAAAAGGAGATACATCAACAAGAGCTTTAAAACCTGCTACCGTTGAAACTGGAGCTACTGTTCAGGTACCTTTATTTGTTGAAGCAGGTGAAAGAATAAAGGTAAATGCTGAGACAGGTGAATATGTGGAAAGAGTGAAGTAA
- a CDS encoding response regulator transcription factor encodes MGQNLKILVADESQEIIDILEFIFHKEGYEVKGCTSGKELVKIAKAFLPDLIIAEVKLIEMDGLRACKMIREVPELESCVFIFLTSLDDQQSELSAFEAGANDYVIKPIKPRLLVCRVNAFLKRNKNISAIISEEDNNKITINDLTIDIDNFVVLKKNKTIILSKKEFELLCCLSKNPNRTFRRKELIEQIWGPEVSEISKTLEVHISRIREKIGGDYIDTVKKIGYKFHLE; translated from the coding sequence ATGGGTCAGAATCTTAAAATACTAGTAGCAGACGAAAGCCAGGAGATTATTGATATACTAGAATTTATTTTTCATAAAGAAGGTTATGAAGTGAAAGGCTGCACGAGTGGAAAGGAGCTTGTAAAGATAGCAAAGGCTTTTTTACCTGATCTTATAATTGCAGAAGTTAAACTTATTGAAATGGATGGTCTTCGTGCATGTAAAATGATACGTGAGGTTCCGGAGCTAGAGAGCTGTGTATTTATTTTTTTGACTTCTTTGGATGATCAGCAAAGTGAACTCTCTGCATTTGAAGCAGGAGCAAATGATTATGTGATCAAGCCTATTAAACCCAGACTTTTAGTTTGTCGTGTCAATGCATTTCTAAAAAGAAATAAAAATATCTCTGCAATAATATCAGAGGAAGATAATAATAAGATAACCATTAATGATCTTACAATCGATATTGATAATTTTGTTGTACTTAAAAAGAATAAAACCATCATTTTGTCAAAGAAAGAGTTTGAGCTTCTCTGTTGCCTATCAAAAAATCCCAACAGAACATTCAGACGTAAAGAGCTTATAGAGCAAATCTGGGGTCCTGAAGTTTCAGAAATCTCCAAAACCCTTGAAGTACATATCAGTAGAATCAGAGAAAAGATTGGTGGTGATTATATTGATACAGTTAAGAAGATTGGTTATAAGTTTCATCTGGAATAA
- a CDS encoding C45 family autoproteolytic acyltransferase/hydolase: protein MGIKKRHVFTGIIAIFLFLIIWFISVALAFPPVPPNTDVHSLQREEVSKGFYRIGNNWFKKNEFGMYEMYVEGSPYERGVINGKLSTELVKRQEDVFVGQITELVPNKTYRGFLKYLIGWFNRNLDENIPLEYKQEISGVSLSASENYYAIGTPYQRLLNYHAAHDIGHALQDKNLVGCTSFAAWDAKSQDGGLIVGRNFDFYVGDEFAQDKIIAFIAPDSGNKFMMVTWGGMTGVLSGMNEQGLTVTINAAKSDPPLGSAMPISLLAREILQYASTIDEAYKIALQRKTFVSESILIGSSNENKAAIIEKSPNKQGLLRSDQNYIVCSNHYQSEVFANDPLNIQNIKESSSLYRYHRMDQLIGKYPKIGVKETAKILRDKNGLDDKVLGYGNEKAMNQLIAHHSVIFKPALRQVWVSSNPYVLGAYVAYDLNKIFQLKGLNRDTAIYEKSLVIPADSFMLTPEFRNYESYKRLKKFLKKQMSLKSTVALDSIVKIVRCNPDSYESHWIAGDCYRYLGKKDEASFMYKEALKKEIPTLFEKNKIEKLLGTLYEN from the coding sequence ATGGGGATCAAAAAAAGACATGTTTTTACCGGTATTATCGCAATTTTTTTATTTCTGATTATCTGGTTTATCTCTGTTGCACTTGCTTTTCCGCCGGTACCACCCAATACAGATGTCCATTCTCTTCAAAGAGAGGAAGTTTCCAAGGGCTTTTATAGAATTGGAAATAATTGGTTTAAGAAGAATGAGTTTGGAATGTATGAAATGTATGTTGAAGGTTCTCCATATGAAAGAGGAGTTATTAATGGCAAATTAAGCACAGAATTAGTTAAAAGACAGGAAGATGTCTTTGTTGGCCAAATTACTGAACTGGTTCCGAATAAAACCTATCGCGGTTTTTTAAAATATCTTATAGGATGGTTTAACAGAAATCTGGATGAAAACATACCCCTGGAGTATAAACAGGAAATATCCGGTGTTTCTTTATCAGCATCTGAGAACTACTATGCTATCGGAACTCCATATCAGCGTCTGCTCAATTATCATGCAGCTCATGATATAGGACATGCCCTGCAGGATAAAAACCTTGTAGGTTGCACATCATTTGCAGCCTGGGATGCTAAAAGTCAGGATGGAGGACTTATAGTTGGAAGAAATTTTGACTTTTATGTAGGAGATGAATTCGCTCAGGACAAAATTATCGCTTTTATTGCTCCAGACAGTGGGAATAAATTCATGATGGTAACATGGGGTGGTATGACTGGAGTTCTTTCCGGTATGAATGAACAAGGACTTACTGTGACTATTAATGCAGCGAAGTCAGATCCTCCGCTAGGTTCAGCAATGCCTATTTCTTTGCTAGCAAGAGAAATATTACAATATGCTTCAACTATTGATGAAGCATATAAAATCGCCTTACAAAGAAAAACATTTGTTTCTGAATCTATCTTGATTGGTTCTTCAAATGAAAACAAGGCTGCAATAATTGAAAAATCGCCTAACAAACAAGGACTTTTAAGATCAGATCAAAATTATATCGTTTGTTCAAATCACTACCAAAGTGAAGTGTTTGCTAATGATCCACTGAATATTCAGAATATAAAAGAAAGTTCCTCGCTTTACAGGTATCATAGAATGGATCAACTGATTGGCAAATATCCTAAGATTGGAGTGAAAGAAACGGCGAAGATTCTAAGAGATAAAAATGGATTGGATGATAAAGTCCTCGGGTATGGAAACGAAAAAGCCATGAATCAGCTTATCGCACATCATTCGGTTATATTTAAACCAGCATTGAGGCAGGTATGGGTATCTTCTAATCCATATGTTTTAGGTGCTTATGTTGCTTATGATCTTAACAAAATTTTTCAGCTGAAAGGACTTAATAGGGATACAGCCATCTATGAAAAATCATTGGTAATCCCTGCTGATTCTTTTATGTTAACTCCGGAATTCAGAAATTATGAATCATACAAGAGGCTTAAAAAATTCCTTAAAAAACAGATGAGTCTCAAATCCACTGTGGCCTTAGATTCAATAGTGAAAATTGTCAGATGTAATCCTGATAGCTATGAATCACATTGGATTGCCGGCGATTGTTATAGATACCTGGGCAAAAAGGACGAAGCTTCATTCATGTATAAGGAAGCTTTAAAAAAGGAAATACCAACGTTATTTGAAAAGAATAAAATTGAAAAATTATTAGGTACTTTATATGAAAACTAA
- a CDS encoding alpha/beta hydrolase — MIFIFTFTILPYTSFSQTYFPYDKYNGTNLKWAEDLQFKDSDTTIIMITVRNKVAGSPKYFSDKSIRSDQYTTLICLWKNPDWYIMEVASLEMALQKSGCTKEVATFVHGDGKDFPLAINRAADIRLLFDVPVIAFDVPSLLPKSNKIRNFYNSKGNYKESVNLFAAYLRALGKIKENQPNLTFVLHMHSLGNYVYMESLKQNRLNDCPVVFETILMNAAAVKQKRHKRWLEKSNIQKNIYITYNKKDHTLNGAHLITFRKQLGERLKKPLAGNAYYINFQNIANKEHNYYRNTGLFKSYPNIKQFYMDILHGQLIPLKDASRFSQRNDGKGFDIR; from the coding sequence GTGATTTTTATTTTTACATTCACCATCCTTCCCTATACTTCCTTTTCCCAGACATATTTCCCTTATGATAAGTATAACGGCACAAATCTTAAATGGGCTGAAGACTTACAGTTTAAGGACTCAGACACCACCATTATCATGATAACGGTAAGAAATAAAGTTGCAGGCAGTCCAAAGTATTTCTCTGACAAATCAATTCGTTCAGATCAATATACTACTTTAATCTGCCTTTGGAAAAACCCCGACTGGTATATCATGGAAGTGGCTTCTTTGGAGATGGCTTTACAAAAATCGGGTTGTACAAAAGAAGTAGCAACCTTTGTTCATGGAGATGGAAAGGATTTTCCATTAGCTATCAACAGAGCTGCAGATATAAGACTTCTTTTCGATGTACCTGTAATTGCCTTTGATGTTCCTAGCCTTCTGCCTAAAAGTAATAAGATCAGAAACTTTTACAATTCTAAAGGCAACTATAAAGAATCTGTTAATCTGTTTGCTGCTTACTTAAGGGCCTTAGGCAAAATTAAAGAGAATCAACCTAATCTGACCTTTGTACTACATATGCACAGCCTTGGCAATTATGTTTATATGGAATCTCTAAAGCAGAATCGATTAAATGATTGCCCTGTTGTATTTGAAACAATATTAATGAATGCTGCAGCTGTAAAGCAAAAGCGCCATAAGCGATGGTTGGAAAAAAGTAATATTCAGAAAAACATTTATATAACCTATAACAAAAAGGATCATACACTAAATGGAGCCCATCTCATCACATTCAGAAAACAGTTGGGAGAACGATTGAAGAAGCCATTAGCAGGTAATGCTTATTACATTAACTTTCAAAACATTGCTAATAAAGAGCACAATTATTACCGCAATACGGGCCTATTCAAGAGTTACCCGAATATAAAACAATTTTATATGGACATCCTTCACGGACAACTTATACCTCTAAAAGATGCGTCCAGATTTTCTCAAAGAAATGATGGCAAAGGCTTTGATATCCGATGA
- a CDS encoding phenylacetate--CoA ligase family protein, which translates to MQAPEIEFKDKEQVKRFQEKKLGELLDYLMACSPFYKELFEKNNIKRSDINSLEDLIKVPVSSKYDLYSRNFDFLCVPKNKIVDYVTTSGTLGDPVTFALTDGDLDRLGYNEAISFISAECGPDDIFQLTTTIDRRFMAGLAYFLGARKLGAGLVRVGSGIPELQWDTIQRINPTVLVAVPSFIIKLIEYAEANNIDYKSSSVKKAICIGESVRNPDFSLNTLGQKIQDKWGIKLYSTYASTEMVTAFTECGASQGGHHHPELIIVEFLDDNNCPVEEGKPGEVTITTLGVEGMPLLRFKTGDICIANYEQCECGRTSMRLGPILGRKNQMIKYKGTSLYPPALYDILDTMPMVKNYVVEVFTNDIGTDEILIRIGCAEVMESFEKEIKDHFRAKLRVAPMVKFEDPKVIQALQFPEISRKAIKFFDKRNSVLS; encoded by the coding sequence ATGCAGGCCCCCGAAATAGAATTTAAGGATAAAGAGCAGGTTAAAAGATTTCAGGAAAAAAAGCTGGGAGAGTTATTAGATTATCTTATGGCTTGTTCTCCATTTTATAAAGAACTGTTTGAGAAAAATAATATTAAAAGATCTGATATCAATTCTCTGGAGGATCTTATTAAAGTACCTGTATCTTCCAAATATGATCTTTACTCAAGAAATTTTGACTTTTTATGTGTTCCTAAAAATAAAATAGTAGACTATGTTACTACTTCCGGAACACTGGGGGACCCCGTAACTTTTGCCCTTACCGATGGTGATCTGGATCGTCTTGGCTATAATGAAGCCATTTCTTTCATATCTGCAGAATGTGGTCCTGATGATATCTTTCAGCTTACGACTACCATAGACAGGAGATTTATGGCTGGCCTCGCTTATTTTCTCGGTGCAAGAAAACTTGGTGCAGGTCTTGTAAGAGTGGGATCAGGGATACCGGAACTTCAATGGGATACTATACAGAGAATAAACCCTACCGTGCTGGTTGCTGTCCCGTCTTTCATTATCAAATTGATTGAATATGCTGAAGCTAACAATATAGACTATAAATCCAGTTCTGTAAAAAAGGCTATTTGTATTGGAGAATCTGTAAGAAATCCTGATTTTTCGCTGAATACGTTAGGCCAAAAAATACAGGATAAGTGGGGCATTAAATTATATTCTACTTATGCTTCTACTGAAATGGTCACCGCCTTTACCGAGTGTGGAGCGTCGCAAGGAGGACATCACCATCCTGAATTAATCATTGTTGAATTTTTAGACGATAATAATTGTCCTGTTGAAGAAGGGAAACCAGGGGAGGTAACCATTACAACACTGGGTGTGGAAGGCATGCCTTTGTTAAGGTTTAAAACTGGTGATATTTGTATTGCCAACTATGAGCAATGTGAATGCGGCAGAACCAGCATGCGTTTAGGACCAATATTGGGTCGTAAAAATCAAATGATCAAATACAAAGGAACAAGTCTGTATCCTCCAGCTTTGTATGATATACTTGATACGATGCCTATGGTTAAAAACTATGTTGTTGAAGTTTTTACCAATGATATAGGTACAGATGAAATCCTAATTAGAATAGGATGTGCGGAAGTAATGGAAAGTTTTGAAAAGGAGATTAAAGATCATTTCAGGGCAAAGCTGAGAGTGGCGCCAATGGTTAAATTTGAAGATCCCAAGGTCATACAGGCATTGCAATTCCCTGAAATAAGCAGGAAGGCTATTAAATTTTTTGACAAACGAAATAGCGTATTATCCTGA